The Burkholderia cepacia genome includes a region encoding these proteins:
- a CDS encoding helix-turn-helix transcriptional regulator, whose protein sequence is MPVSQPDDERLPDASRLWIDRPTAGAQRPFAGREIGEVELAGRKCRVLLADGAGPVDCDIDETNGTRSAGAEGEIVRFEFEGHRYVLVAEARRRRDAAPPGDNPSGIDIGRLLSSREMQVVQLVCMGFLTKQIADRLHISEFTVRSYLKTIYAKLGVRSRAALVFRFMKTFNADAPFRE, encoded by the coding sequence GTGCCGGTATCTCAACCCGATGACGAGCGGTTGCCCGACGCGAGCAGGCTCTGGATCGACCGGCCGACAGCCGGGGCGCAACGGCCGTTCGCCGGCCGGGAGATCGGCGAAGTCGAACTCGCGGGACGCAAGTGCCGTGTGCTGCTCGCCGACGGCGCCGGGCCAGTCGATTGCGATATCGACGAGACGAACGGCACGCGCTCGGCCGGTGCGGAAGGTGAAATCGTCCGCTTCGAATTCGAGGGGCACCGCTACGTGCTGGTGGCCGAAGCACGCCGCCGCCGGGATGCCGCGCCGCCCGGCGACAATCCGTCAGGCATCGACATCGGCCGGCTGTTGAGCAGCCGTGAAATGCAGGTGGTTCAGTTGGTCTGCATGGGTTTCCTGACCAAACAGATTGCCGATCGCCTGCATATCAGCGAGTTCACCGTGCGCTCTTATCTGAAAACGATCTACGCGAAGCTGGGGGTGCGGTCACGCGCCGCATTGGTGTTTCGCTTCATGAAGACGTTCAATGCGGACGCGCCGTTCAGGGAGTGA
- a CDS encoding IS4 family transposase translates to MARTRKALPARVDVAHLISAGVLAAACPRPLIEAILAETGKASQRERRLPAPAVVYYVMALALWREAPLEEVLRVVCEGLQWLGGADQTEAVQVSKSAISQARTRLGPDVMRHLAQRVLRPLAPAGAPGAWYRQRRVMALDGSCLDVADERANAKFFGYPTATRGQSAFPQARLLGLVECGTHAIVAADIAPYARSEKAMAAEALPGWLQPDMLVLADRGFYSFKLWCLAANSGAALVWRVSSTLKLSTQQVLADGSYLSTVYDSADRTRRHGRTVRVIEYALQNSATATEASYRLITTLLDAEQAPALELAALYHEHWEIEGVFDEFKTHLRGASTVLRSKTPDLVQQELWGLLLAHFAIRQLMAQAAWRQALDPDRLSFMHAVRVIKRKLPQAAAVPP, encoded by the coding sequence ATGGCACGAACACGCAAGGCGCTGCCGGCTCGGGTTGATGTAGCGCACCTGATCAGCGCCGGGGTGTTGGCCGCGGCATGCCCGCGCCCGCTGATTGAAGCAATACTCGCCGAGACCGGCAAAGCCAGCCAGCGCGAGCGGCGGCTGCCCGCGCCTGCGGTGGTGTACTACGTGATGGCGCTGGCGCTGTGGCGCGAGGCTCCGCTGGAAGAGGTGCTGCGCGTGGTGTGCGAGGGGCTGCAATGGCTGGGTGGCGCAGATCAGACCGAGGCAGTGCAGGTCAGTAAATCCGCGATCTCGCAGGCGCGCACCCGCTTGGGGCCCGATGTGATGCGCCACCTGGCGCAGCGCGTGCTGCGCCCGCTGGCGCCAGCGGGCGCGCCAGGAGCGTGGTATCGGCAGCGGCGTGTGATGGCGTTGGACGGGAGCTGTCTGGACGTGGCCGACGAGCGCGCCAACGCCAAGTTCTTCGGCTACCCCACGGCCACGCGCGGACAAAGCGCTTTCCCGCAAGCGCGCTTGCTTGGCCTGGTCGAGTGCGGTACGCACGCCATCGTGGCGGCCGACATCGCGCCATATGCGCGCAGCGAGAAGGCGATGGCCGCCGAAGCGCTGCCCGGCTGGCTGCAGCCGGACATGCTGGTATTGGCCGACCGGGGCTTTTACAGCTTCAAGCTGTGGTGCCTGGCCGCCAACAGCGGCGCGGCGCTCGTTTGGCGCGTGAGCTCCACCCTCAAGCTATCGACCCAGCAAGTGCTGGCCGACGGCTCATACCTGAGTACGGTCTACGACAGCGCCGACCGCACCCGGCGCCACGGCCGCACGGTGCGCGTCATCGAATACGCGCTGCAGAATTCGGCCACCGCCACCGAAGCCAGCTACCGATTGATCACCACCCTGCTCGACGCCGAGCAGGCGCCGGCCTTGGAGCTGGCGGCGCTGTACCACGAGCACTGGGAAATCGAGGGCGTGTTCGACGAATTCAAGACGCACCTGCGCGGCGCCAGCACTGTGCTGCGCAGCAAGACCCCCGATCTGGTGCAGCAGGAACTGTGGGGGCTGTTGCTGGCGCACTTCGCCATCCGCCAGCTCATGGCGCAAGCGGCCTGGCGGCAAGCGCTCGATCCGGATCGCCTGAGCTTCATGCACGCCGTGCGCGTGATCAAGCGAAAACTGCCGCAAGCCGC
- the tig gene encoding trigger factor codes for MANVVENLGKLERRVTISLPKDTVQKEIDARIQKLAKNVRMPGFRPGKVPLKMVAQQYAGQVEAEVLSDKIGQEFFTISRAENLRVAGQPSFEPKQEQAEDAYAFDATFEVYPEVKIGDLATAEVERSTTSIGDAEIDRTLDILRKQRVHFHARGEAGEHGDGGADTAAKNGDRVTVDFVGKIDDVAFQGGTAEDFPFVLGEGRMLPEFETAALGLKVGEARTFDLKFPDDYHGKDVAGKTAQFTVTMKKIEWPHLPEIDGEFAKSLGIEDGDLAKMRAEIKENLEREAKRRTQSIVKNQVMDALLKISELDVPKALIEQDQQRLVEMARQDLAQRGVPNAKDAPIPAEMFTEQAERRVKLGLVLAELVKSNGLEAKPEQIRAEVDEFAKSYEDPKEVVRWYYSNQQRLAEMEAFVVESNVVDFVLGKAKVTDKEVSFEALASASAQA; via the coding sequence ATGGCTAACGTTGTTGAGAACCTCGGCAAGCTTGAACGCCGCGTGACGATTTCCCTGCCGAAAGACACCGTGCAGAAGGAAATCGACGCCCGTATCCAGAAACTCGCGAAGAACGTGCGCATGCCGGGTTTCCGCCCGGGCAAGGTGCCGCTGAAGATGGTCGCGCAACAGTACGCGGGTCAGGTCGAAGCGGAAGTGCTGAGCGACAAGATCGGCCAGGAGTTCTTCACGATCAGCCGCGCGGAAAACCTGCGCGTCGCCGGCCAGCCGAGCTTCGAGCCGAAGCAGGAGCAGGCTGAGGATGCATACGCGTTCGACGCGACGTTCGAGGTCTACCCGGAAGTCAAGATCGGCGATCTGGCGACGGCTGAAGTCGAGCGCTCGACGACGTCGATCGGCGACGCCGAAATCGACCGCACGCTGGACATCCTGCGCAAGCAGCGCGTGCACTTCCACGCACGCGGCGAAGCCGGCGAGCACGGCGACGGCGGCGCGGACACCGCAGCGAAGAACGGCGACCGCGTGACGGTCGACTTCGTCGGCAAGATCGACGACGTCGCGTTCCAGGGCGGCACGGCCGAAGATTTCCCGTTCGTGCTCGGCGAAGGCCGCATGCTGCCGGAATTCGAAACCGCGGCGCTGGGCCTGAAGGTCGGTGAAGCACGCACGTTCGACCTGAAGTTCCCGGACGACTACCACGGCAAGGACGTGGCCGGCAAAACGGCCCAGTTCACGGTCACGATGAAGAAGATCGAGTGGCCGCACCTGCCGGAAATCGACGGTGAATTCGCGAAGTCGCTCGGCATCGAAGACGGCGATCTCGCGAAGATGCGCGCCGAGATCAAGGAAAACCTCGAGCGCGAAGCGAAGCGCCGCACGCAATCGATCGTCAAGAACCAGGTGATGGACGCGCTGCTGAAGATCTCCGAACTCGACGTGCCGAAGGCGCTGATCGAGCAGGACCAGCAACGTCTCGTCGAAATGGCTCGCCAGGATCTGGCGCAGCGCGGCGTGCCGAACGCGAAGGACGCACCGATCCCGGCCGAGATGTTCACCGAGCAGGCAGAGCGCCGCGTGAAGCTGGGCCTCGTGCTGGCCGAGCTGGTGAAGTCGAACGGCCTCGAAGCGAAGCCGGAACAGATCCGCGCGGAAGTCGACGAGTTCGCGAAGAGCTACGAAGACCCGAAGGAAGTGGTCCGCTGGTATTATTCGAACCAGCAGCGCCTCGCCGAGATGGAAGCGTTCGTCGTTGAAAGCAACGTCGTCGATTTCGTGCTGGGCAAGGCGAAGGTGACGGACAAGGAAGTGAGCTTCGAAGCACTCGCGAGCGCATCGGCGCAAGCGTAA
- a CDS encoding 2-dehydropantoate 2-reductase, translating to MDDTNSGSVRAAVVGVGAIGGLLAAALSRAGMTVSAYARGATLDALNAHGVRVIDETGAMSSVPIDASDDAAALGVQDYVVIALKAQALPALAARIAPLVGPDTVIVAAMNGLPWWFTHGLEGALDGVPLDAVDPAGAVSAALPPAQAIGCVVHLSSSTDAPGVVRRGRGNRLIVGAPDPARDAAASRFAAALAAGGFDVESTPAIRAEIWTKLWGNMNMNPLSALTGSTAEQLLDDPFTQGLALRMMEEAAAIGAKLGLDTGVSAPERMAVTRKLGAFKTSMLQDFEAGRALEIGPILGVFPELGRKLDVPTPYCDAVLGLLRQRATNSGLQAG from the coding sequence ATGGACGACACGAATTCAGGGTCGGTGCGCGCGGCGGTGGTCGGGGTCGGCGCGATCGGCGGATTGCTCGCGGCCGCGTTGTCGCGGGCCGGGATGACCGTGAGCGCGTACGCGCGCGGCGCGACGCTCGACGCGCTGAACGCGCACGGCGTGCGCGTGATCGACGAAACGGGCGCGATGTCGTCAGTCCCGATCGACGCCAGCGACGATGCGGCCGCGCTCGGCGTGCAGGACTATGTGGTGATCGCGCTGAAGGCACAGGCACTGCCGGCACTGGCCGCGCGCATCGCGCCGCTGGTCGGGCCGGACACCGTAATCGTCGCGGCGATGAACGGGCTGCCGTGGTGGTTCACGCACGGGCTCGAGGGGGCGCTCGACGGCGTGCCGCTCGACGCGGTCGACCCGGCCGGCGCGGTGTCGGCGGCGCTGCCGCCCGCACAGGCGATCGGGTGCGTCGTCCACCTGTCGTCGAGTACCGACGCGCCGGGCGTCGTGCGTCGCGGGCGTGGCAACCGGCTGATCGTCGGTGCGCCCGATCCGGCGCGCGATGCGGCTGCGTCGCGCTTCGCCGCGGCGCTCGCGGCGGGCGGTTTCGACGTCGAGTCGACGCCGGCGATCCGGGCCGAGATCTGGACGAAGCTGTGGGGCAACATGAACATGAATCCGCTGAGTGCGCTGACGGGGTCGACGGCCGAGCAGCTGCTCGACGACCCGTTCACGCAGGGTCTCGCGCTGCGGATGATGGAGGAGGCGGCCGCGATCGGCGCGAAGCTCGGCCTGGATACCGGCGTGAGCGCGCCGGAGCGCATGGCGGTGACCCGCAAGCTCGGTGCGTTCAAGACGTCGATGCTGCAGGATTTCGAAGCGGGCCGCGCGCTCGAGATCGGGCCGATCCTCGGCGTGTTTCCCGAGCTCGGGCGCAAGCTCGACGTGCCGACCCCGTATTGCGACGCGGTGCTCGGGCTGCTGCGCCAGCGCGCGACGAACAGCGGGCTGCAGGCGGGGTGA
- a CDS encoding DUF4438 domain-containing protein yields MSRSLSTQPDGRNGPRVNAGQLVATVVAGQIAHPVGQASAYRIGYDGVARVLPGTGGIALNKRIGDLCVGLAGDHVEPGVALHNNGREVTGPRDGPNNALITSACVGNLARVISGPCSGKVGLVTGKHGGVNHVLVDFPSEVLMQLRIGDRVQIVAHGLGLRLPDCARVEVLNCAPRLLRRWGIVARDGRLHVPVTHLVPARLMGSGLGKNTAWRGDYDIQLADRLTRERYRLGSLRFGDMVAITDADTRRGPLYRAGRVTIGVIVHGDSTVSGHGPGVTPLLTGPADVLMPVHEPQANLAEIFGIRRAVPPRQRPTLAEIDCRRRRVLREQPARLAFGVVGRSVVE; encoded by the coding sequence ATGAGCCGCAGCCTGTCCACGCAACCTGATGGCCGCAACGGGCCACGTGTCAATGCCGGCCAACTGGTCGCCACCGTGGTCGCCGGCCAGATCGCGCATCCGGTCGGCCAGGCGTCGGCGTATCGCATCGGCTACGACGGGGTGGCGCGGGTATTGCCCGGCACCGGCGGCATCGCGCTGAACAAGCGGATCGGCGATCTGTGCGTCGGCCTCGCCGGCGATCACGTGGAGCCCGGCGTCGCGCTGCACAACAACGGCCGCGAGGTGACCGGCCCGCGCGACGGCCCCAACAACGCGCTGATCACGTCCGCGTGCGTCGGCAATCTGGCCCGCGTGATCAGCGGGCCCTGCAGCGGCAAGGTCGGGCTGGTCACCGGCAAGCACGGCGGCGTCAATCACGTGCTGGTGGACTTCCCGAGCGAGGTGCTGATGCAACTGCGGATCGGCGACCGCGTGCAGATCGTCGCGCACGGCCTGGGGCTGCGCCTGCCGGACTGCGCGCGCGTCGAGGTGCTGAACTGCGCGCCGCGCCTGCTGCGCCGCTGGGGCATCGTGGCGCGCGACGGTCGCCTGCACGTGCCGGTCACGCACCTCGTGCCGGCGCGCCTGATGGGCTCGGGCCTCGGGAAGAACACCGCGTGGCGCGGCGACTACGACATCCAGCTTGCCGATCGGCTCACGCGCGAGCGCTATCGGCTGGGCAGCCTGCGTTTCGGCGACATGGTCGCGATTACCGACGCCGACACGCGGCGCGGCCCGCTCTATCGCGCGGGCCGCGTGACCATCGGCGTCATCGTGCACGGCGACAGCACGGTCAGCGGCCATGGCCCCGGCGTGACGCCGCTGCTGACCGGTCCCGCCGACGTGCTGATGCCGGTGCATGAGCCGCAGGCGAATCTCGCGGAGATCTTCGGCATTCGCCGCGCCGTGCCGCCGCGGCAGCGGCCGACGCTGGCCGAGATCGATTGCCGGCGCCGCCGCGTGCTGCGCGAGCAGCCTGCGCGGCTGGCGTTCGGCGTCGTGGGCCGTTCCGTCGTCGAATGA
- a CDS encoding NIPSNAP family protein, giving the protein MITCYVRYVVDATKLDEFETYGKMWIPLVQKFGGQHHGYFLPSEGANNIALALFSFASLAAYEEYRSRSKSDPDCIAAFKYADETRCVISYERSFFRPVLS; this is encoded by the coding sequence ATGATTACTTGCTACGTACGGTACGTTGTGGACGCCACGAAACTGGACGAATTCGAAACATACGGAAAGATGTGGATTCCCCTCGTCCAGAAATTCGGTGGTCAACATCACGGCTACTTCTTGCCAAGCGAGGGTGCGAACAACATCGCCTTGGCACTGTTTTCATTTGCCAGTCTGGCTGCGTACGAAGAATATCGGAGCCGATCCAAATCCGATCCGGACTGCATCGCGGCGTTCAAATACGCTGATGAAACTCGATGCGTCATCAGCTATGAGCGCAGCTTCTTCCGTCCAGTGCTCAGCTAA
- a CDS encoding MarR family winged helix-turn-helix transcriptional regulator → MKGRQAGLDQFLTYRLHALTKRSDRGIGEVYRHKLDISLPEARVIAAVGAFGPFSIMDLARHTNLDKSQASRAAEALLRQGLLERSASEEDGRIVLIALTADGRALHRKIMPIVRKWNDGLLACLSDSERQTFERLLEKVLSHALERDD, encoded by the coding sequence ATGAAAGGCCGTCAAGCCGGGCTCGATCAGTTTCTGACCTATCGCCTCCACGCGCTCACGAAGCGATCCGACCGCGGGATCGGCGAGGTGTACCGGCACAAGCTCGACATCTCGCTGCCCGAGGCGCGCGTGATCGCCGCCGTCGGCGCCTTCGGCCCGTTCTCGATCATGGATCTGGCGCGCCACACCAATCTCGACAAGAGCCAGGCGAGCCGGGCGGCCGAGGCGCTGCTGCGCCAGGGGCTGCTCGAACGCAGCGCGAGCGAGGAGGACGGCCGGATCGTGTTGATCGCGCTGACCGCCGACGGCCGCGCGCTGCATCGCAAGATCATGCCGATCGTGCGCAAGTGGAACGATGGCTTGCTCGCGTGCCTGTCCGACAGCGAACGCCAGACATTCGAGCGGCTGCTCGAGAAAGTGCTCAGCCACGCGCTCGAGCGCGACGACTGA